A single window of Pontibacillus chungwhensis DNA harbors:
- a CDS encoding YjcG family protein: protein MKYGIALFPSKQIQDIANSYRKRYDPHYALIPPHVTLKEAFEADEDRIEEVVQELSTVAKDTQPFTLMINKLSTFSPVTNTIYMKVEPAEGLMELHQKLHRSDIPNGQTFSFVPHITIAQKLSDDEHSDVYGSLRMISHEFEETIDRFQLLYQLENGSWTVYETFRLGKG from the coding sequence ATGAAGTACGGTATTGCTTTATTTCCATCAAAGCAGATTCAAGACATTGCGAACTCTTACAGAAAACGATACGACCCACATTACGCTTTAATTCCACCACATGTAACATTAAAGGAAGCCTTTGAAGCAGACGAAGACAGAATTGAAGAAGTCGTACAAGAACTTTCTACTGTAGCGAAAGACACCCAGCCATTCACCCTTATGATCAACAAGCTAAGTACTTTCTCCCCAGTAACGAACACGATTTACATGAAAGTAGAGCCGGCAGAGGGATTAATGGAACTACATCAAAAGCTTCATCGTAGTGACATTCCAAATGGTCAAACATTCTCTTTTGTCCCCCATATTACGATCGCTCAGAAGCTTTCAGATGATGAGCACTCAGATGTATATGGGAGCTTACGGATGATTAGTCATGAATTTGAAGAGACCATTGATCGCTTCCAACTCTTATACCAGCTTGAGAATGGATCATGGACCGTTTATGAAACGTTCCGCCTTGGGAAAGGGTAA
- a CDS encoding GNAT family N-acetyltransferase, which produces MNIEHVTTKQQLEDAYSVRKKVFVEEQNVSIEEEMDEFDEVATHFAGYAEGAPVSASRLRFVEEYAKLERICILKTFRGEGYGKQMILHMEEYAKEKGYKKSKLNAQIQALGFYESLGYKVVSEEFMDAGIPHVTMIKEL; this is translated from the coding sequence ATGAATATTGAACACGTTACAACTAAACAGCAATTAGAAGACGCTTATTCCGTGCGAAAAAAGGTTTTCGTCGAAGAACAGAACGTATCCATAGAAGAAGAGATGGACGAATTTGATGAGGTTGCCACTCACTTTGCAGGCTATGCGGAGGGGGCTCCTGTTTCTGCTAGCCGCTTACGCTTTGTCGAGGAGTACGCCAAACTCGAGCGCATCTGTATATTGAAAACCTTTCGCGGCGAAGGGTACGGCAAACAAATGATCCTTCACATGGAAGAGTACGCGAAAGAAAAAGGCTACAAAAAGAGTAAGCTGAACGCCCAAATCCAAGCCCTCGGATTCTATGAATCTCTTGGATACAAAGTCGTTTCGGAAGAATTTATGGATGCCGGGATTCCCCACGTCACAATGATTAAAGAACTATAA
- a CDS encoding CotY/CotZ family spore coat protein → MGCGNRVESASEGCVCDILKEIVDAQNDVTDDCNSSCEESINELMGDRGTNKDTVPVILYCKDCKPFKGFGARRNEIDKIRESFIFRVKEVDEDCECALLELLVTPQSSEECHIKSPSDQDTSNLRATGICITVDLNCFCHITCLPAINARA, encoded by the coding sequence ATGGGTTGTGGAAACAGAGTTGAGTCAGCTTCTGAAGGTTGTGTATGTGACATCCTGAAGGAAATCGTTGACGCACAAAACGATGTAACAGATGATTGCAATTCCAGCTGTGAAGAGTCAATTAACGAATTAATGGGGGACCGTGGTACAAATAAAGATACGGTACCTGTCATCCTTTACTGCAAAGATTGCAAACCATTCAAAGGCTTCGGCGCTCGCCGTAACGAAATCGATAAGATTCGCGAAAGCTTCATCTTCCGCGTAAAAGAGGTAGACGAAGATTGCGAATGTGCACTTCTTGAACTACTTGTTACTCCTCAGTCTTCTGAAGAGTGCCACATCAAATCACCAAGCGATCAGGACACAAGTAACCTTCGCGCAACTGGCATCTGCATCACAGTAGACCTTAACTGCTTCTGCCATATCACTTGCCTACCAGCAATCAACGCAAGAGCTTAG
- a CDS encoding YetF domain-containing protein, whose translation MVYSSILVETIVGFLCLFVLTKVLGKSQITQITAFDFIAALVLGELVGNALYDQEVGVFQVLFAVLCWGILIYVTEWITEKYKGSRALLEGRPTIIIYEGKIQKELLKKGKLDINQLQHLLRAKDVFSIQEVEYAILETDGTVSVLKKSLDQSPNRRDLNLKPERVYLPRTLVSDGEILWDNLKEADLTEEWLNHQLKQQNIHSPKELMYAEYKEGEALYVVPY comes from the coding sequence TTGGTTTACAGTTCCATATTAGTCGAGACCATCGTTGGATTTTTATGCTTATTCGTCCTAACTAAGGTACTAGGAAAATCCCAAATCACCCAGATTACAGCGTTTGACTTTATAGCCGCGCTTGTCCTTGGAGAACTTGTCGGAAATGCTCTTTACGATCAAGAGGTCGGCGTTTTTCAAGTTCTGTTTGCTGTTCTTTGCTGGGGGATTTTAATCTATGTAACAGAATGGATCACAGAGAAGTACAAAGGGTCACGCGCTTTACTCGAAGGGCGACCTACTATCATTATATATGAAGGAAAAATTCAAAAAGAACTCTTAAAAAAAGGTAAGCTTGATATCAATCAACTGCAGCATTTGCTACGAGCGAAAGATGTTTTCTCGATTCAAGAGGTAGAATATGCCATCCTTGAAACAGACGGCACCGTATCCGTCCTAAAGAAGTCACTCGATCAATCACCGAACCGACGTGACTTGAACTTAAAACCTGAACGGGTCTATTTACCACGCACCCTTGTAAGTGATGGGGAGATTTTGTGGGATAATCTTAAGGAAGCAGACCTTACAGAAGAGTGGCTCAATCACCAGCTCAAGCAGCAGAACATTCACTCCCCTAAAGAGCTAATGTATGCTGAATATAAAGAAGGAGAAGCCTTGTATGTCGTGCCATACTAA
- a CDS encoding DUF1360 domain-containing protein: MGLTWIELIILVLASFRITRLLVYDTITEWLRRPFHKEIEQVNGEGETEIFIEAKGRGLQKFIGELLSCHWCTGVWVSALVYGTFLYLPVLIPLWIVFAISGGAAILFKFFD; encoded by the coding sequence GTGGGACTAACCTGGATCGAACTTATAATTCTAGTCTTAGCTAGCTTTCGGATTACGAGACTACTTGTCTATGACACGATTACAGAATGGTTGAGGAGACCCTTTCACAAAGAAATCGAACAGGTGAATGGAGAGGGTGAAACAGAAATTTTCATCGAAGCAAAAGGGAGAGGGTTGCAGAAATTTATTGGAGAATTATTGAGTTGCCATTGGTGTACAGGAGTATGGGTGTCAGCGCTCGTTTATGGAACGTTTCTGTACCTGCCAGTTCTTATTCCGTTATGGATTGTATTTGCGATTAGCGGAGGCGCTGCTATTTTATTTAAATTTTTTGATTAG
- a CDS encoding alpha/beta hydrolase yields the protein MGRKGTMTDHTIDSHYLDETLTLKIFKPETFSPLYKYHICIMQDGDDYMQLGRIATLSDRFHSDQTIENTIFVGIHYNDKYDRREKYHPEGKKFTAYMKFLANEVVPLLDEELPTYHMGGSRALMGDSLGGTMALMTALKYPNTFGKVIMQSPYVDETVLEEAKTSSALSSMVIYHTIGNEETEVSTTDGKIQDFLTPNRKLQEILEEKCQQYTYHELDGEHTWKYWQKDLKRALPAMFGSENP from the coding sequence TTGGGCAGAAAAGGAACCATGACCGACCACACCATAGATAGCCACTATCTAGACGAGACATTAACGTTAAAGATCTTTAAACCAGAAACGTTCTCTCCATTATATAAATACCACATTTGCATCATGCAAGATGGAGATGATTACATGCAGCTTGGGCGAATCGCCACCCTCAGCGATCGCTTCCATAGTGATCAAACGATTGAGAATACTATTTTCGTTGGGATTCATTACAACGATAAGTATGATCGTCGCGAAAAGTATCACCCAGAAGGTAAGAAATTCACAGCTTATATGAAGTTTCTAGCGAATGAAGTCGTTCCCTTGCTAGATGAAGAACTTCCTACATATCATATGGGTGGAAGTCGCGCACTTATGGGGGACTCCCTTGGCGGCACGATGGCACTTATGACGGCACTTAAATATCCGAATACATTCGGTAAAGTGATTATGCAGTCTCCTTATGTAGATGAAACAGTACTAGAGGAAGCAAAAACCAGCAGCGCCCTCTCATCCATGGTTATTTATCACACCATCGGAAATGAGGAGACTGAGGTTTCCACTACAGACGGCAAGATTCAGGATTTCTTAACCCCGAACCGCAAGCTTCAGGAGATCTTAGAAGAAAAATGCCAGCAGTACACCTACCACGAGTTAGACGGGGAACATACGTGGAAATATTGGCAAAAAGATTTAAAACGAGCACTTCCTGCCATGTTTGGAAGCGAAAATCCTTAA
- a CDS encoding MBL fold metallo-hydrolase yields the protein MKLIQINSNCYYFSGPVNIGYIHQEESGMIVDAGIDSQTMKKVLKKLDGEGLPVTHLFITHAHSDHYGGGSYLQQDRTVYTFAPYYEEAILRNPSIEPLYLFGGNDPLPELRNKFLEGNSIFVDEVLQEGAYERDGFNFTTYLLPGHSYYQLGLKIQDCLYAGDAYFSEEQLHKHKIPFLTDAHLAIQSLYKLKGIQVKGALPGHGEYEEDFHDTVDANIAYYHELIHMLRAYIEEEELVSHEDVVAHMCTMYQIKVDQLSQWLLFRTAVTAYIIALLKQEQVGYKIHDYRWVFYIKEGEA from the coding sequence ATGAAGCTGATTCAAATCAATTCAAACTGCTATTACTTTAGCGGACCAGTCAATATTGGATATATTCATCAAGAGGAGTCGGGCATGATCGTTGATGCAGGGATCGACTCCCAGACGATGAAGAAAGTGTTAAAGAAGCTAGACGGGGAAGGGTTGCCGGTCACCCACCTCTTTATTACCCACGCTCATTCAGACCATTATGGTGGTGGGTCGTATTTGCAGCAGGACCGGACAGTGTATACGTTTGCCCCTTACTACGAAGAGGCGATTTTACGGAATCCTTCTATTGAACCTTTGTACTTATTTGGAGGGAACGATCCGTTGCCAGAGCTCCGCAATAAATTTTTAGAGGGCAATTCCATTTTTGTGGATGAAGTGTTGCAAGAAGGGGCGTATGAACGGGATGGATTTAATTTCACCACGTATTTGTTGCCTGGACACAGCTACTATCAGCTTGGCCTAAAAATTCAGGATTGCTTATACGCTGGAGATGCTTACTTTAGTGAGGAGCAGCTGCATAAGCATAAAATCCCTTTCTTAACGGATGCGCATCTTGCTATTCAATCGTTGTACAAGCTTAAAGGGATTCAAGTGAAAGGAGCGTTGCCAGGGCATGGAGAATATGAAGAGGACTTTCATGACACGGTGGATGCCAACATCGCTTATTATCATGAACTGATCCATATGCTCCGCGCTTACATTGAAGAGGAGGAACTTGTCTCCCATGAAGATGTGGTGGCGCATATGTGTACGATGTATCAGATCAAGGTCGATCAACTATCCCAATGGTTGTTATTTCGGACAGCTGTTACAGCGTACATAATCGCATTGTTGAAACAAGAACAAGTTGGATATAAGATTCATGACTACCGTTGGGTGTTTTATATAAAAGAAGGAGAAGCTTAG
- a CDS encoding DUF1850 domain-containing protein, with amino-acid sequence MKNRRTQLVVAISLIAVTALAVLIFYPNRTVITFQHIRSGEELAYLPIHHQRHFQINYIHSVHLSEVIEEFEVQKDNSIKPKKLIYEDTAIGMPSNAYGDDTFEMKDEKYIITKGPSTKPLPFINLSVGQVRSKHRIVYDGESYLLKEYVGAGTSIKIEARDVSMWQMWKGVKMSE; translated from the coding sequence ATGAAAAATCGACGAACCCAACTCGTAGTTGCCATTTCCCTCATCGCGGTTACGGCTCTTGCCGTTCTTATCTTTTATCCAAACCGCACGGTTATCACCTTCCAACATATAAGATCGGGAGAGGAGTTAGCTTATCTTCCGATACATCATCAGCGTCACTTTCAAATCAATTACATTCATTCGGTTCACCTCTCAGAGGTTATTGAAGAATTTGAGGTTCAAAAAGACAATTCAATTAAACCAAAAAAGCTTATTTATGAAGATACTGCTATCGGTATGCCTTCAAACGCCTACGGTGACGATACATTCGAGATGAAAGACGAGAAATATATCATCACAAAAGGGCCGAGTACGAAACCCTTGCCTTTCATTAATTTATCTGTTGGTCAAGTACGATCGAAGCACAGAATTGTGTATGATGGCGAGTCCTATTTGTTAAAGGAATATGTAGGGGCTGGGACGAGTATTAAGATTGAAGCTCGAGACGTTAGTATGTGGCAGATGTGGAAAGGAGTGAAGATGAGTGAGTGA
- a CDS encoding TAXI family TRAP transporter solute-binding subunit, which yields MTKKRSYLAFILMLALSMMLAACGGGSADNNSGDEGSDGGDDGKKFISLLTGGTTGTYYPLGGTFAQVMNENVDGVEVSAQSAGASVENMKSLSKGEAELAFVQTDIAAYAAEGKLMFEDNQVDNVQAIGTLYPETIQIVTTKDSGIESIEDLKGKTVSIGALGSGTAANAENILDIHGITLDDIKKRDLAFGESTSGIQDGSIDAAFITSGTPTGAVESLAATTDVKIVPIADDKIDELIKEYPYYAKDEIKAETYSKVDEPVTTVAVQAMLVASKDLSEDLVYDLTKALFENTDAISHAKGEFITADSALDGVGIDVHPGAQKYFDEKGVSK from the coding sequence ATGACAAAGAAAAGAAGTTATTTAGCCTTCATCCTTATGTTAGCGCTTTCTATGATGCTCGCAGCTTGCGGTGGCGGAAGTGCTGACAACAATTCTGGAGACGAAGGTAGCGATGGTGGAGATGACGGTAAGAAGTTTATCTCTCTATTAACTGGTGGGACAACGGGTACATACTACCCACTAGGTGGTACGTTCGCTCAGGTTATGAATGAGAACGTTGATGGCGTAGAAGTTTCAGCTCAATCTGCTGGTGCTTCTGTAGAGAACATGAAATCCCTATCTAAAGGGGAAGCAGAACTTGCATTTGTCCAAACAGATATTGCGGCCTATGCGGCTGAAGGTAAGTTAATGTTTGAAGACAATCAAGTTGATAATGTTCAAGCGATTGGAACGCTTTATCCAGAAACGATTCAGATTGTAACAACTAAAGATTCTGGAATTGAATCTATTGAAGATCTGAAAGGGAAAACCGTTTCTATTGGAGCCCTAGGTTCTGGTACAGCAGCAAACGCTGAAAACATTCTTGATATTCATGGCATTACTCTAGACGATATCAAGAAACGTGACCTTGCATTTGGTGAGTCTACTAGTGGAATCCAGGATGGATCCATTGATGCTGCATTCATCACTTCCGGAACACCTACTGGTGCGGTAGAAAGCTTAGCAGCAACGACAGACGTTAAGATTGTACCAATTGCAGACGATAAGATTGATGAGCTAATTAAGGAATATCCTTATTATGCTAAAGACGAAATCAAAGCAGAAACATACAGCAAAGTAGATGAGCCTGTTACAACTGTAGCGGTTCAGGCGATGCTTGTTGCTTCTAAAGATCTAAGCGAAGATCTTGTTTATGACTTAACAAAAGCATTATTCGAAAATACAGACGCAATCTCTCATGCTAAAGGTGAGTTTATCACTGCAGATAGTGCTCTAGATGGTGTTGGAATCGACGTTCATCCAGGTGCTCAGAAGTACTTTGATGAAAAAGGTGTTAGCAAGTAA
- a CDS encoding CotO family spore coat protein yields MAKKKKDRVKQPMLYITQPEFDQAAPNMQSVYRTERKPLTKKKEDKPEVETEPKAASETVEASSTQENVTEDKVKRGQQRRRRYSLGLNEPDRSRPAGYDPFLGRRDPFEVAGDHQVSDETEEEIDLQEPKKDEEPPAQLEEPGEEEQPRSLQETEEREPELSTAENEEIEERAEKRRVSFTNRNRRSRFKDMSLEDKVDYFVNLPSQVPRMKCEVITEEERYKGWIEEYEDGIVYMKILQRPFKVEVSFDQIQDIVLRGF; encoded by the coding sequence ATGGCGAAGAAGAAAAAGGATCGTGTAAAGCAGCCGATGTTGTATATTACACAGCCTGAGTTTGACCAGGCTGCGCCGAATATGCAGTCTGTGTACCGCACGGAACGGAAGCCGCTCACGAAGAAAAAGGAAGATAAACCTGAGGTGGAAACAGAGCCAAAGGCAGCTTCTGAAACAGTGGAGGCTTCAAGTACACAGGAAAATGTGACGGAAGATAAGGTGAAACGTGGCCAACAGAGGCGTCGGCGTTATTCGTTAGGACTTAATGAGCCAGACCGTTCGAGACCAGCTGGATATGACCCTTTCTTAGGTCGCCGTGACCCTTTTGAAGTAGCGGGGGATCACCAGGTGTCGGATGAAACAGAAGAGGAAATTGATCTTCAGGAACCTAAGAAAGATGAAGAGCCACCAGCTCAGCTAGAAGAGCCTGGAGAAGAAGAGCAACCAAGATCGTTACAGGAAACCGAAGAGCGTGAGCCTGAATTGTCGACTGCTGAGAATGAAGAGATTGAGGAGCGGGCAGAAAAACGTCGTGTTTCTTTTACAAACCGAAATCGGCGTAGTCGATTTAAAGACATGAGCTTAGAGGATAAAGTAGACTATTTTGTGAACTTGCCTTCTCAGGTTCCGAGAATGAAATGTGAAGTTATTACAGAAGAGGAGCGATACAAAGGATGGATTGAGGAATATGAAGATGGAATTGTCTACATGAAGATTCTTCAACGCCCATTTAAGGTAGAAGTGTCGTTTGATCAGATTCAGGATATTGTGTTGAGAGGGTTTTAG
- a CDS encoding TRAP transporter permease encodes MSDKNNQDHTLSQEDQDALVKKYDVESSVRDLSGIVGKIVFFSLLAFSLYQIYFTVIYQIPAQMHRSIHLGFALMLIFLLFPARKKNLERGKLGWYDYVLALLSVGIGAYWPLNYDQIVARAGEMTQVDFYVGILAILLVLEATRRAVGIPITVIAGLFLAYAYWGRQMPDFLIHRGLDVDTIVQTMFFTTEGIFGTPLAVSSTFIFLFLLFGSFLVKTGVGQYFNDLAVALAGKRTGGPAKVAIFSSALQGTISGSSVANVVTSGSFTIPMMKRLGYRKEFSGAVEAAASTGGQLMPPIMGAAAFLMIEFIGIDYWSIAKAAAIPAILYFTGIWIMTHFEAKRIGLRGLDDDEIPDKKEVLKKLYLLLPIVAIVFFLASGLSIILSALYGIFTTILVGLLREEKFRKIYPVAFGVGGVAYIIYKAVVNGGLADGWFVGGLIAGTLTTIVVSYFFDGNFADTIDALVQGARTALGVVAATAAAGMIVGVVTKTGLGLKLANSLVALANEQILLTLFFTMVAAIILGMGSPTTANYVITSTIAAPAIIALGVMELPAHLFVFYFGIIADITPPVALAAFAASGVSGGEPIRTGLNAAKLAIAAFIIPYMFVLQPELLMIDATFWGLIWILFTALAGMIAIGAGMIGYWYRKVYWVERVLAVAGGLSLIYPGVYSDTIGLVLFGGILAAQFLFKRELVGQPVTQKSRA; translated from the coding sequence GTGAGTGATAAAAACAACCAAGATCATACACTCTCGCAAGAAGACCAGGACGCACTTGTAAAGAAATACGATGTAGAATCAAGCGTCCGTGATTTATCAGGAATTGTAGGAAAAATCGTATTTTTCAGCTTATTAGCTTTTTCTCTCTATCAAATCTATTTTACTGTCATCTATCAAATACCAGCTCAAATGCACCGTTCCATCCACTTAGGATTTGCGTTAATGCTGATTTTCCTGTTATTCCCTGCAAGGAAGAAGAACTTAGAACGAGGAAAGCTCGGCTGGTATGATTATGTTTTAGCTTTATTAAGTGTAGGAATCGGTGCTTATTGGCCGCTGAACTATGATCAAATCGTTGCTCGCGCTGGGGAAATGACGCAGGTGGATTTCTATGTCGGAATCCTTGCGATTTTGCTTGTCCTAGAAGCGACAAGACGCGCTGTTGGAATACCGATTACGGTTATCGCAGGCTTGTTCCTTGCTTACGCGTATTGGGGACGTCAGATGCCTGATTTCCTTATTCACCGCGGTTTGGACGTGGATACAATTGTTCAAACGATGTTCTTTACAACAGAAGGTATTTTTGGAACGCCGCTTGCGGTATCATCCACTTTCATCTTCTTATTCCTATTATTCGGTTCCTTCCTTGTGAAGACAGGCGTAGGTCAATACTTCAATGACCTTGCAGTCGCTTTAGCAGGTAAGCGTACAGGAGGTCCTGCGAAGGTAGCGATCTTCTCGAGTGCCCTTCAAGGTACGATTAGCGGAAGTTCTGTAGCGAACGTTGTAACATCCGGTTCATTCACGATTCCAATGATGAAGCGTCTCGGGTACCGCAAAGAGTTCTCAGGCGCCGTTGAAGCAGCTGCTTCTACAGGTGGACAGCTTATGCCTCCAATCATGGGTGCAGCTGCCTTCCTAATGATTGAGTTTATCGGAATTGATTACTGGTCGATTGCAAAAGCAGCAGCGATTCCAGCGATTCTTTATTTCACAGGAATTTGGATTATGACCCATTTCGAAGCCAAACGAATTGGCCTTCGTGGTCTGGATGATGATGAAATTCCAGATAAAAAAGAAGTTCTGAAGAAACTATATCTTCTACTTCCAATTGTAGCGATTGTATTCTTCTTAGCTTCTGGCTTAAGCATTATCCTATCAGCTCTTTATGGCATCTTCACAACGATTCTGGTCGGACTTTTACGGGAAGAGAAATTCCGTAAAATCTACCCGGTCGCGTTTGGTGTTGGAGGAGTAGCCTATATCATTTATAAAGCCGTTGTAAATGGTGGTCTTGCAGACGGCTGGTTCGTTGGTGGCCTGATTGCAGGAACGCTTACGACCATTGTCGTGAGTTACTTCTTCGATGGAAACTTTGCTGACACAATTGATGCCCTGGTTCAGGGTGCGCGTACAGCCCTTGGCGTTGTTGCGGCTACAGCAGCTGCAGGTATGATTGTAGGGGTTGTAACGAAGACAGGTCTTGGCCTTAAATTAGCAAACAGCTTAGTAGCGCTTGCAAATGAACAGATTCTATTAACCTTATTCTTCACAATGGTAGCAGCGATCATTCTTGGTATGGGTTCACCGACAACGGCGAACTACGTAATTACCTCTACAATCGCAGCACCTGCCATTATAGCACTAGGGGTAATGGAACTTCCGGCTCACTTGTTTGTGTTCTACTTTGGTATTATCGCAGACATAACACCTCCTGTTGCCCTTGCAGCATTCGCGGCATCCGGGGTTTCTGGAGGAGAACCGATACGGACTGGACTCAATGCAGCCAAACTTGCCATTGCAGCCTTTATCATTCCGTATATGTTCGTCTTACAGCCTGAGTTATTAATGATCGATGCGACATTCTGGGGTCTGATCTGGATCCTGTTTACCGCGCTAGCAGGTATGATCGCAATCGGTGCAGGTATGATTGGATACTGGTACCGTAAAGTATACTGGGTTGAGAGAGTTCTTGCTGTCGCAGGCGGTTTGTCTCTTATTTATCCAGGCGTCTATTCAGATACGATCGGACTTGTTTTGTTCGGCGGAATCTTAGCTGCTCAATTCTTGTTTAAACGAGAGTTAGTAGGCCAGCCGGTGACACAAAAAAGTCGTGCGTAA
- the fabI gene encoding enoyl-ACP reductase FabI has protein sequence MNMSLQGRTYVVMGVANKRSIAWGIAQSLHKAGARLIFTYAAERFEKSVRDLAATLEGGEESLFYQCDVTDDENIMETFQQIQNDVGVIHGLAHCIAFANKEELKGDFLNTSRDGFLTAHNISSYSLTAVSRAVQPLMSEGGGIVTLTYLGGERVVPNYNVMGVAKASLDASVKYLAESLGKHGIRVNAISAGPIRTLSAKGVGDFNSILKDIEERAPLRRPTTQEEVGDTAYFLLSDFSRGVTGEMIHVDSGFHIIGR, from the coding sequence ATGAATATGTCATTACAAGGTCGTACATATGTTGTGATGGGAGTTGCCAACAAGCGAAGCATTGCCTGGGGTATTGCTCAATCCCTACACAAAGCAGGAGCGCGTTTGATTTTCACATACGCTGCAGAGCGTTTTGAGAAATCAGTACGTGACCTGGCTGCCACGCTAGAGGGTGGAGAAGAATCTCTTTTCTATCAGTGTGACGTAACAGATGATGAAAATATCATGGAAACATTCCAACAAATCCAAAACGATGTAGGCGTGATCCACGGATTAGCTCACTGCATCGCTTTTGCAAACAAAGAAGAGCTAAAAGGCGACTTCTTAAATACAAGTCGTGACGGTTTCTTAACTGCTCACAATATCAGTTCTTATTCCTTAACAGCCGTATCTCGCGCTGTACAACCTCTAATGTCAGAGGGAGGCGGAATTGTAACCCTAACTTACCTTGGCGGTGAGCGCGTTGTACCAAACTACAATGTGATGGGTGTTGCCAAAGCAAGCCTTGACGCAAGTGTGAAATACCTGGCTGAAAGCCTTGGTAAACACGGTATCCGCGTAAACGCGATTTCAGCTGGACCGATCCGCACATTGTCTGCTAAAGGTGTGGGTGACTTTAACTCGATTCTAAAAGATATCGAAGAACGTGCACCACTACGTCGTCCAACGACTCAAGAAGAAGTTGGCGACACAGCGTACTTCCTACTAAGCGACTTCTCCCGCGGTGTAACAGGTGAGATGATCCACGTAGACTCTGGTTTCCACATTATTGGACGATAA